In a single window of the Scyliorhinus canicula chromosome 1, sScyCan1.1, whole genome shotgun sequence genome:
- the LOC119952249 gene encoding polyubiquitin-like yields the protein MRLQVKFMTGEIIELEIDPSIQVSALKKMIYEKTKVAHFRQRLVVQNGNTEELRDDKRLCDYNVSPSNVVMLIVKKEERMQIFLTNEKGKTSTYVVLPTESVQDFRARVQRQEGVPANQQRLVYESRQLEDGHSLADYNIQSESTIFLTLRLRGG from the coding sequence ATGAGACTCCAGGTGAAGTTTATGACCGGTGAGATTATTGAACTTGAGATCGACCCTTCCATCCAAGTCTCAGCTCTCAAGAAGATGATATATGAAAAAACCAAGGTGGCCCATTTCCGTCAGCGCCTGGTGGTACAAAACGGAAACACAGAGGAGCTGAGGGATGACAAGAGGCTGTGTGACTACAATGTCTCTCCCAGCAATGTTGTCATGCTGATTGTCAAGAAGGAGGAGCGCATGCAGATATTCCTGACGAATGAGAAGGGGAAAACATCTACATATGTTGTTCTTCCCACTGAGTCTGTTCAGGATTTTAGAGCACGCGTACAGCGGCAGGAGggtgtcccagccaatcagcagcgCCTGGTGTATGAGAGCAGACAGCTAGAGGATGGTCACTCACTCGCTGACTACAATATTCAGTCTGAGAGCACCATCTTCCTTACGCTGCGTCTACGAGGTGGTTAA